The Beijerinckiaceae bacterium genome has a window encoding:
- the sseA gene encoding 3-mercaptopyruvate sulfurtransferase (catalyzes the transfer of a sulfur ion to cyanide or to other thiol compounds), which yields MSNTNHEALVSTTWLAEHLSDPDLRILDCTWHHVSTNLDGRTQYRGRHLPGSVHFDIDHLADKSNPLPHMLPKPAEFAHKIGLIGINAGDRVVVYDRLCGGSAAARAWWMFRVFGHDKVALLDGGYGKWTKEKLPTEMSPVRPEPGSFTATFDPALVRTLSEMKANLETGAEQVIDARGPSKFDGSQEDVFPHKKLGHIPNAINIPWGDLIDPESGAFIPPEALAARFAASGIDLQRPIVTTCGSGITSCVVALGLYLLGKSDVAVYDGSWAEWGLAEDTPAVAA from the coding sequence ATGAGTAACACGAACCACGAAGCGCTGGTGAGCACGACGTGGCTTGCCGAGCATCTGTCGGACCCCGATCTGCGGATTCTCGATTGCACCTGGCATCATGTCAGCACCAATCTCGACGGACGGACGCAATATCGCGGGCGCCATCTGCCGGGCTCCGTCCACTTCGACATCGATCATCTCGCGGATAAGTCAAATCCTTTGCCCCATATGCTGCCGAAGCCCGCGGAGTTCGCCCACAAGATCGGGCTCATCGGGATCAACGCAGGCGACCGGGTCGTCGTCTATGATCGCCTCTGCGGCGGCTCGGCAGCCGCGCGGGCCTGGTGGATGTTTCGCGTCTTCGGGCATGACAAGGTCGCGTTGCTGGACGGCGGCTATGGCAAATGGACCAAGGAGAAGCTGCCCACCGAAATGTCCCCGGTTCGACCGGAGCCCGGGAGCTTTACGGCGACGTTCGATCCGGCCCTTGTCCGCACGCTGAGCGAGATGAAGGCCAATCTTGAAACCGGCGCCGAACAAGTCATCGACGCCCGGGGCCCAAGCAAATTCGATGGAAGCCAGGAGGACGTGTTTCCGCACAAAAAGCTGGGGCACATTCCCAACGCCATAAATATTCCTTGGGGCGACTTGATTGATCCCGAGTCGGGTGCTTTCATCCCGCCCGAAGCCCTTGCGGCCCGCTTCGCCGCTTCGGGCATAGATCTTCAGCGCCCGATCGTGACGACTTGCGGGTCGGGCATCACGTCTTGCGTCGTGGCCCTCGGCCTCTATCTTTTGGGAAAAAGCGACGTCGCGGTTTATGACGGATCCTGGGCCGAATGGGGCCTCGCCGAAGATACGCCGGCGGTCGCCGCTTGA
- a CDS encoding transporter produces the protein MKLSARNVFPGRVVAVTKGATTAHVKIELAPGLIVTSSITNESADDLGLRVGDAVSAVIKSSDVIIGK, from the coding sequence ATGAAATTAAGCGCTCGCAATGTTTTTCCTGGTCGGGTGGTCGCGGTGACGAAAGGTGCAACGACGGCCCACGTCAAAATCGAACTCGCGCCTGGCCTTATTGTCACATCCTCGATCACCAATGAATCCGCAGACGATCTGGGCCTCAGGGTCGGCGATGCCGTTTCCGCAGTCATCAAATCGTCGGATGTTATTATCGGCAAGTGA
- a CDS encoding molybdenum ABC transporter ATP-binding protein, producing MISSDYTDHLLNLAAVVYHPADDVDGLLRDFALELIRRGHRVGGLVQHNEKNGQDPRRAMELIDLMSGRMFPISQASGDCKLDPSGLANAALAIGNAVQAGVELVIVNKFSTQEAAGKGLRDELAAAVAAGLLVLTAVPEKHLDAWTAFTGGFGTTLASERSVIDDWWQEISWRTSRRRVLAQLERCGEPGPGLTRPDGQKSQEDSLSLPLTCR from the coding sequence ATGATCAGCTCCGATTACACGGATCATCTCCTGAACCTCGCGGCGGTGGTCTATCACCCCGCAGATGACGTGGATGGCCTGCTGAGGGACTTCGCGCTTGAGTTGATCCGCCGGGGCCACCGGGTCGGCGGATTGGTGCAGCACAATGAGAAAAACGGTCAGGATCCACGCCGCGCGATGGAACTGATCGACCTGATGTCGGGACGCATGTTCCCCATCAGTCAGGCAAGTGGCGACTGCAAGCTCGATCCGAGCGGGCTCGCCAATGCCGCGCTTGCGATCGGAAATGCGGTGCAGGCCGGCGTCGAACTCGTCATCGTCAACAAATTCTCAACCCAGGAAGCGGCCGGAAAAGGCTTGCGGGACGAGCTCGCCGCGGCGGTCGCTGCCGGGCTTCTCGTCCTCACCGCCGTGCCCGAAAAGCATTTGGACGCCTGGACCGCTTTCACGGGAGGGTTCGGAACGACCCTGGCAAGCGAACGCAGCGTGATCGACGATTGGTGGCAGGAGATTTCATGGCGGACCAGCCGCAGACGCGTGCTCGCCCAGCTTGAAAGATGCGGGGAACCGGGGCCCGGTCTGACGAGACCCGACGGGCAAAAGAGCCAGGAGGATAGCTTATCGCTGCCACTCACTTGCCGATAA